A region from the Aegilops tauschii subsp. strangulata cultivar AL8/78 chromosome 5, Aet v6.0, whole genome shotgun sequence genome encodes:
- the LOC109737923 gene encoding phosphoenolpyruvate/phosphate translocator 1, chloroplastic: protein MQSAAAIGLLRPCAARPILKSPSPGAARLPASRAALRLSAAAPRAGLVAAAGLGRIGLVPASPEQEKRSDCLVAAAASGKAAAGEEAGEESGAALAKTLQLGVFFGLWYLFNIYFNIYNKQVLKVFPFPINITTVQFAVGTTISLFMWATGILKRPKISGAQLLAILPLAIVHTMGNLFTNMSLGKVAVSFTHTIKAMEPFFSVLLSAMFLGELPTPWVVLSLLPIVGGVALASISEASFNWAGFLSAMASNVTFQSRNVLSKKLMLKKEASLDNINLFSIITVMSFFLLAPVTLLTEGVKVTPTFLQSSGLNLQQVYTRSLIAAFCFHAYQQVSYMILARVSPVTHSVGNCVKRVVVIVTSVLFFKTPVSPINSIGTAIALAGVFLYSQLKRLQPKPKAA from the exons ATGCAGAGCGCGGCGGCCATCGGGCTCCTCCGGCCATGCGCCGCGCGGCCCATCCTCAAGAGCCCTAGCCCCGGGGCCGCCCGCCTCCCGGCCTCCCGCGCGGCCCTCCGCCTCTCCGCCGCGGCGCCCCGCGCGGGCCTCGTGGCTGCGGCCGGGCTCGGCCGCATCGGGCTCGTCCCGGCGTCGCCTGAGCAGGAGAAGAGGAGCGACTGCCTCGTGGCCGCCGCGGCCTCcgggaaggcggcggcgggcgaggagGCCGGGGAGGAAAGCGGAGCGGCGCTCGCCAAGACGCTGCAGCTCGGCGTCTTCTTCGGGCTCTGGTACCTCTTCAACATCTACTTCAACATCTACAACAAGCAG GTCCTGAAGGTTTTTCCTTTTCCCATAAACATCACAACAGTTCAGTTTGCTGTTGGAACTACGATTTCCTTGTTTATGTGGGCCACAGGTATCCTTAAAAGACCAAAGATTTCCGGTGCACAG CTTCTTGCTATCCTCCCTCTGGCTATTGTCCATACCATGGGCAATCTTTTCACTAACATGAGCCTTGGGAAGGTTGCAGTGTCATTTACACATACAATCAAGGCCATGGAGCCTTTCTTCTCAGTTCTACTTTCTGCAATGTTCCTTGGCGAG CTGCCTACTCCCTGGGTTGTTTTGTCTCTTCTTCCTATTGTTGGTGGTGTGGCATTGGCATCTATTTCTGAAGCTTCTTTTAACTG GGCTGGATTTTTGAGTGCAATGGCTTCAAATGTGACCTTCCAGTCAAGGAATGTCCTCAGCAAGAAGCTTATGCTGAAGAAAGAG GCATCTCTGGACAACATCAATCTCTTCTCGATTATTACAGTCATGTCATTCTTCCTCTTAGCCCCTGTAACCTTGTTGACAGAAGGTGTCAAGGTCACTCCTACTTTTCTGCAGTCTTCT GGTCTGaacttgcaacaagtgtacaCAAGGTCTTTGATTGCCGCATTCTGTTTCCATGCATACCAACAG GTGTCATACATGATCCTCGCAAGGGTGTCACCAGTTACCCATTCGGTAGGTAACTGTGTCAAGCGTGTGGTGGTCATTGTTACATCCGTTCTGTTCTTCAAGACCCCTGTGTCTCCAATCAACTCTATCG GAACCGCGATCGCTCTTGCGGGAGTTTTCCTGTACTCACAACTGAAAAGACTTCAGCCCAAGCCCAAGGCTGCCTGA